The sequence ATCGGCGGCGCCCTCGGCTTCTGGGCGGCCGACCGCAACGGCGACGGCTCCTCCAACGGGTCGACGACGGTCGAGGCCTCCGACACCCCGAAGGACCTCAGGCGCGCGGACGGCACCGTGGCCGGAGTCGCGGCGAAGGCACTGCCCAGCGTGGTCACCATCGACGCCCAGGGCGGCGACGGCGAGGGCGGTACGGGCACCGGCTTCGTCTACGACAAGGAGGGCCACATCCTCACCAACAACCACGTGGTGGCCTCCGCGGCGGACAGCGGCCAGCTGACGGCGACGTTCTCCAACGGCAAGAAGTACGACGCCGAGGTGGTCGGCCGGGCGCAGGGCTACGACGTCGCCGTGCTGAAGCTGAAGAAGCCGCCGTCGGGCCTCGCGCCGCTGGCGCTCGGCAACTCGGAGAGTGTCGCGGTGGGCGATTCGACCATCGCGATCGGTGCGCCGTTCGGCCTGTCCAACACGGTGACCACGGGCATCATCAGCGCGAAGAACCGCCCGGTGGCCTCCGGCGACGGCTCCAGCAACAAGAACTCCTACATGAGCGCCCTGCAGACCGACGCCTCGATCAACCCGGGCAACTCCGGCGGCCCGCTGCTCGACGCGGGCGGCGCGGTCATCGGGATCAACTCGGCGATCCAGTCGACCAGCGGCGGCAGCGCCGGACAGTCCCAGGCGGGCTCCATCGGTCTCGGCTTCGCCATCCCGATCAACCAGGCGAAGAACGTCGCCGAGCAGCTGATCAGGACCGGTCAGCCGGTCTACCCGGTGATCGGCGCGACGGTCACGATGGAGGAGAAGACCGGCGGCGCGGCGATCTCGGCCGAGGGCGCGGGCGGCACCGCCGCGGTCACCCCGAACGGCCCCGCGGCGAAGGCCGGTCTCAAGGCCGGCGATGTGATCACGAAGTTCAACGACACCGTGGTCGACAGCGGCCCGACCCTGATCGGCGAGATCTGGACCCGTAAGCCGGGCGACAAGGTCACGCTCACCTACAAGCGCGACGGCAGGACCGCGACGGCCGAAGTCACCCTGGGCGAGCGCAAGGGCGACAGCTGACCGGCTAGGCTGTCCCACGCGTCGAACCGGCCGCGGGGCCGGGCGAACCGTCGGGTCTCGGGGCTCGACGGGGCGATGACGCGGGGTGGGTTGCCCGAGCGGCCTAAGGGAACGGTCTTGAAAACCGTCGTCGCAGCGATGTGACCGTGGGTTCAAATCCCACACCCACCGCCATGAGTACGGCCCCTGACCGGGTGAAACGGTCGGGGGCCGTTTCGGTGCGCGGTGGTGCGGTGGGGTTCGTCCGGGACGATCGGCCGACTCGTTCCTGGGGCCTTGGTGCGAGGGTCGGCTCCCTCGGCTGGCAGGATGGCCAGCGGGGCGGAGCCGTAGCGCAGAGGTCGTCGCGCACGGTCTCCAAAACTGTGAGGACGCCGGTTCGAATCCGGCCGGTTCCGTCTCTCCCGCCGTGCCAGGGGCGCCTGTTGCGTCATCGGGCCATGGTCTCGGCGCGCCCACGGACCGGCCGAACTCCTGAGGGGCGGCCGCAGGAACGGTCGTTGGTCCGCTTCGGGCGGGGCGCGGCGTCAGGGCTGCCTCGGGGCGGTGGAAGGCGTCGGCCGGAGGGCGCCCAGGACCCGGGGCATCGTCTTCTTGCGGG is a genomic window of Streptomyces sp. NBC_01237 containing:
- a CDS encoding S1C family serine protease, with protein sequence MSTENEGNEGTAVPAVPSVPSAPPVPAAAPEHTPDGATPPTAATSVPDSGADATTYQEQSLPQSQPTPPPSPAHQPYPAPQSPAAAGAWPPPPPAVPSYAGGGGGGPVWGAPVPPAPDAPRKPRANGLIAAVAVAALVAGGIGGALGFWAADRNGDGSSNGSTTVEASDTPKDLRRADGTVAGVAAKALPSVVTIDAQGGDGEGGTGTGFVYDKEGHILTNNHVVASAADSGQLTATFSNGKKYDAEVVGRAQGYDVAVLKLKKPPSGLAPLALGNSESVAVGDSTIAIGAPFGLSNTVTTGIISAKNRPVASGDGSSNKNSYMSALQTDASINPGNSGGPLLDAGGAVIGINSAIQSTSGGSAGQSQAGSIGLGFAIPINQAKNVAEQLIRTGQPVYPVIGATVTMEEKTGGAAISAEGAGGTAAVTPNGPAAKAGLKAGDVITKFNDTVVDSGPTLIGEIWTRKPGDKVTLTYKRDGRTATAEVTLGERKGDS